The following coding sequences lie in one Glycine max cultivar Williams 82 chromosome 19, Glycine_max_v4.0, whole genome shotgun sequence genomic window:
- the LOC102661637 gene encoding uncharacterized protein, with amino-acid sequence MAATMIKLLFYLAILVILLTNSKGVSSSSTSEPTISASPGVLPYVTAPDISSFFPTPRANQPMSSGAPFEAEAPAPAPSSGEFEGKKSSASARLNCAGAIVGVLLCCAFLSSIVVV; translated from the coding sequence ATGGCTGCTACTATGATCaagttattattttaccttGCCATTTTGGTTATCTTGCTTACCAATTCAAAGGGTGTGAGTTCAAGTTCAACTAGTGAGCCTACAATTTCAGCTTCTCCTGGTGTTTTGCCTTATGTGACTGCCCCAGATATTTCCTCATTTTTCCCCACTCCAAGAGCCAATCAACCAATGAGTTCTGGTGCTCCTTTTGAGGCCGAGGCACCAGCACCGGCACCCAGTTCAGGAGAGTTTGAGGGCAAGAAGTCTTCTGCTTCAGCTAGGTTGAATTGTGCAGGTGCCATTGTTGGTGTTCTACTATGTTGTGCCTTCTTAAGTAGCATAGTTGTTGTTTGA